The following are encoded together in the Lathyrus oleraceus cultivar Zhongwan6 chromosome 3, CAAS_Psat_ZW6_1.0, whole genome shotgun sequence genome:
- the LOC127127022 gene encoding golgin candidate 3 isoform X2, producing MWSTIANLKENLNKIALDVHHADDDEDDVVLASYGIQADGESPTVSDRRNSRGSLHSNSIPRSPAPNGNTDDSYGSEIEQYRAEIKRLQASEAEIKALSVNYAALLKEKEDHIIRLNKENGSLKQNLEASSPASSNGNYKVKGSSDQSSSRQHRFATQMKNRYATNNGTMSTLESNAIPSKMVSNHSDLQRKDKELADLVEGKNSPTVATQVPHTHEIQKLTLELEQERDKLANIQLQFHEEQKLNKSFQEELKLLKLERDKTTDEVRQLHNELNEKVSEIKRLQLELTRQEGEEAGNAMDSSKRLIETLEKENTALKMEKSELEAALKASRVSFTGKKSPDASQIQNRGSSSVSDLSDPSKSFPGKEDMEILLQKMSNDLKKTQQERDKAVQGLTRLKQHLLEKENEESEKMDEDNKIIEELRDSNNYLKAQISHLERILKQATSDQEKLKMANSSELLKSREVIDGLNKKLTNCISTIDAKNVELINLQTALGQYYAEIEAKEHLEGELAHAREETASLSQLLKDADCRAEILKGEKEEILAKLSHSEKVQSEWRSRVSKLEEENAKLRRALEQSMTRLNRMSVDSDFLVDRRIVIKLLITYFQRNHNKEVLDLMVRMLGFSNEDKQRIGLAQQGPGKGVVRGVLGLPGRLVGGILGGSSSESAVNVGSDNQSFADMWVDFLLKETEEREKREMSGSTGEPMGDSRDKTTNTSSASPPPSNQRFSTGNAPISSPTNQNTSPLSHGYFQHSEQIGSEFSTVPLTYSDSKTTSAKLLPRY from the exons ATGTGGAGCACCATTGCCAATCTGAAGGAGAACTTGAACAAGATTGCCCTCGATGTTCACCACGCCGACGACGATGAAGACGACGTCGTTTTAGCTTCGTACGGAATCCAAGCCGACGGTGAGAGTCCCACTGTCTCCGATCGCCGTAATTCTCGCGGCTCCTTGCACTCCAATTCGATTCCTAGGTCGCCGGCTCCAAACGGAAATACAGATGACTCCTATGGTTCCGAG ATAGAGCAATATAGAGCAGAAATCAAGAGACTTCAAGCATCTGAAGCGGAAATTAAAGCACTATCAGTTAATTACGCAGCTCTATTAAAAGAAAAAGAG GATCACATCATTAGACTGAATAAAGAAAATGGCTCGTTAAAACAGAATTTAGAGGCTTCAAGTCCTGCATCTTCAAATGGCAACTACAAAGTCAAG GGAAGCAGTGACCAGTCATCTAGTCGACAACATAGGTTTGCAACTCAAATGAAAAACCGTTACGCTACAAACAACGGAACCATGTCTACTTTGGAATCCAATGCAATTCCAAGTAAGATGGTATCTAATCATTCAGACTTACAAAGAAAGGACAAG GAGCTAGCAGATTTGGTAGAAGGAAAAAATAGCCCCACAGTAGCAACACAAGTACCACATACTCATGAGATACAAAAGTTGACGTTGGAACTGGAGCAAGAACGAGATAAATTGGCAAACATTCAGCTACAATTCCACG AGGAACAGAAATTGAACAAGTCTTTCCAAGAGGAGCTTAAATTATTAAAATTGGAAAGAGACAAA ACTACAGATGAGGTGAGGCAATTACATAATGAGTTGAATGAAAAAGTATCAGAAATAAAACGTCTGCAGTTGGAGTTGACTAGACAGGAAGGTGAAGAAGCAGGCAATGCTATGGATAGCTCTAAAAGACTAATAGAAACTTTAGAGAAGGAAAACACCGCTCTAAAG ATGGAAAAAAGTGAACTTGAGGCTGCACTTAAAGCAAGTAGGGTGTCTTTCACTGGTAAAAAGTCACCTGATGCTTCTCAAATCCAGAATAGGGGTTCAAGCAGTGTCAGTGAT CTGTCAGATCCCTCCAAAAGTTTCCCTGGAAAAGAAGACATGGAAATATTGTTGCAGAAGATGAGTAATGATTTGAAGAAAACACAACAGGAGAGGGACAAAGCAGTACAAGGATTGACCCGCCTTAAACAACATTTGTTAGAGAAG GAAAATGAAGAGTCAGAGAAAATGGACGAGGATAACAAAATCATTGAAGAGCTACGGGATAGTAACAATTACTTAAAGGCTCAAATATCACATCTCGAGAGAATTCTGAAGCAAGCTACTTCAGATCAGGAGAAATTGAAGATGGCAAACAGCAGTGAACTTCTGAAGTCCAGAGAAGTCATTGATGGCTTGAACAAAAAGCTTACAAACTGTATAAGCACAATAGATGCCAAAAATGTTGAACTAATAAATTTGCAGACAGCTCTTGGACAGTATTATGCTGAAATTGAAGCTAAG GAACATTTAGAAGGAGAGTTGGCTCATGCAAGGGAAGAAACAGCTAGTCTTTCTCAACTGTTGAAA GATGCAGATTGCAGAGCAGAGATATTGAAGGGTGAAAAAGAAGAAATTTTAGCCAAGCTCTCTCATTCTGAGAAGGTACAATCAGAATGGAGAAGTAGAGTCAGCAAGCTTGAGGAAGAAAATGCAAAATTGAGACGAGCTCTTGAACAAAGTATGACCCGGCTAAATAGAATGTCAGTGGATTCTGATTTTCTTGTTGACAG GCGCATTGTGATAAAACTCCTTATAACTTATTTCCAGAGAAACCACAACAAAGAG GTTTTGGACCTAATGGTTCGCATGCTAGGGTTCTCTAATGAGGACAAGCAAAGGATAGGCCTTGCTCAACAAGGTCCAGGAAAAGGTGTTGTCCGTGGTGTTCTTGGGTTGCCTGGCCGCCTGGTTGGAGGTATCTTAGGAGGAAGTTCATCTGAATCAGCTGTAAACGTGGGATCTGATAACCAG TCCTTTGCAGATATGTGGGTTGATTTTCTTCTCAAGGAAACAGAAGAAAGAGAAAAGAGGGAGATGTCCGGAAGCACAGGTGAGCCCATGGGTGATTCACGTGATAAAACTACAAATACTAGTTCTGCTTCACCACCACCTTCAAATCAGAGGTTTAGTACTGGAAATGCACCAATTAGTTCAC CTACTAATCAAAACACCAGTCCCCTCTCTCATGGATATTTTCAGCATTCTGAACAAATTGGTTCAGAATTCTCAACAGTTCCCCTTACATATTCAGATAGCAAAACAACTAGTGCAAAACTTCTTCCTAGATACTAA
- the LOC127127022 gene encoding golgin candidate 3 isoform X1, whose amino-acid sequence MWSTIANLKENLNKIALDVHHADDDEDDVVLASYGIQADGESPTVSDRRNSRGSLHSNSIPRSPAPNGNTDDSYGSEIEQYRAEIKRLQASEAEIKALSVNYAALLKEKEDHIIRLNKENGSLKQNLEASSPASSNGNYKVKGSSDQSSSRQHRFATQMKNRYATNNGTMSTLESNAIPSKMVSNHSDLQRKDKELADLVEGKNSPTVATQVPHTHEIQKLTLELEQERDKLANIQLQFHEEQKLNKSFQEELKLLKLERDKTTDEVRQLHNELNEKVSEIKRLQLELTRQEGEEAGNAMDSSKRLIETLEKENTALKMEKSELEAALKASRVSFTGKKSPDASQIQNRGSSSVSDLSDPSKSFPGKEDMEILLQKMSNDLKKTQQERDKAVQGLTRLKQHLLEKENEESEKMDEDNKIIEELRDSNNYLKAQISHLERILKQATSDQEKLKMANSSELLKSREVIDGLNKKLTNCISTIDAKNVELINLQTALGQYYAEIEAKEHLEGELAHAREETASLSQLLKDADCRAEILKGEKEEILAKLSHSEKVQSEWRSRVSKLEEENAKLRRALEQSMTRLNRMSVDSDFLVDRRIVIKLLITYFQRNHNKEVLDLMVRMLGFSNEDKQRIGLAQQGPGKGVVRGVLGLPGRLVGGILGGSSSESAVNVGSDNQSFADMWVDFLLKETEEREKREMSGSTGEPMGDSRDKTTNTSSASPPPSNQRFSTGNAPISSPSNQRFSTGNAPISSPTNQNTSPLSHGYFQHSEQIGSEFSTVPLTYSDSKTTSAKLLPRY is encoded by the exons ATGTGGAGCACCATTGCCAATCTGAAGGAGAACTTGAACAAGATTGCCCTCGATGTTCACCACGCCGACGACGATGAAGACGACGTCGTTTTAGCTTCGTACGGAATCCAAGCCGACGGTGAGAGTCCCACTGTCTCCGATCGCCGTAATTCTCGCGGCTCCTTGCACTCCAATTCGATTCCTAGGTCGCCGGCTCCAAACGGAAATACAGATGACTCCTATGGTTCCGAG ATAGAGCAATATAGAGCAGAAATCAAGAGACTTCAAGCATCTGAAGCGGAAATTAAAGCACTATCAGTTAATTACGCAGCTCTATTAAAAGAAAAAGAG GATCACATCATTAGACTGAATAAAGAAAATGGCTCGTTAAAACAGAATTTAGAGGCTTCAAGTCCTGCATCTTCAAATGGCAACTACAAAGTCAAG GGAAGCAGTGACCAGTCATCTAGTCGACAACATAGGTTTGCAACTCAAATGAAAAACCGTTACGCTACAAACAACGGAACCATGTCTACTTTGGAATCCAATGCAATTCCAAGTAAGATGGTATCTAATCATTCAGACTTACAAAGAAAGGACAAG GAGCTAGCAGATTTGGTAGAAGGAAAAAATAGCCCCACAGTAGCAACACAAGTACCACATACTCATGAGATACAAAAGTTGACGTTGGAACTGGAGCAAGAACGAGATAAATTGGCAAACATTCAGCTACAATTCCACG AGGAACAGAAATTGAACAAGTCTTTCCAAGAGGAGCTTAAATTATTAAAATTGGAAAGAGACAAA ACTACAGATGAGGTGAGGCAATTACATAATGAGTTGAATGAAAAAGTATCAGAAATAAAACGTCTGCAGTTGGAGTTGACTAGACAGGAAGGTGAAGAAGCAGGCAATGCTATGGATAGCTCTAAAAGACTAATAGAAACTTTAGAGAAGGAAAACACCGCTCTAAAG ATGGAAAAAAGTGAACTTGAGGCTGCACTTAAAGCAAGTAGGGTGTCTTTCACTGGTAAAAAGTCACCTGATGCTTCTCAAATCCAGAATAGGGGTTCAAGCAGTGTCAGTGAT CTGTCAGATCCCTCCAAAAGTTTCCCTGGAAAAGAAGACATGGAAATATTGTTGCAGAAGATGAGTAATGATTTGAAGAAAACACAACAGGAGAGGGACAAAGCAGTACAAGGATTGACCCGCCTTAAACAACATTTGTTAGAGAAG GAAAATGAAGAGTCAGAGAAAATGGACGAGGATAACAAAATCATTGAAGAGCTACGGGATAGTAACAATTACTTAAAGGCTCAAATATCACATCTCGAGAGAATTCTGAAGCAAGCTACTTCAGATCAGGAGAAATTGAAGATGGCAAACAGCAGTGAACTTCTGAAGTCCAGAGAAGTCATTGATGGCTTGAACAAAAAGCTTACAAACTGTATAAGCACAATAGATGCCAAAAATGTTGAACTAATAAATTTGCAGACAGCTCTTGGACAGTATTATGCTGAAATTGAAGCTAAG GAACATTTAGAAGGAGAGTTGGCTCATGCAAGGGAAGAAACAGCTAGTCTTTCTCAACTGTTGAAA GATGCAGATTGCAGAGCAGAGATATTGAAGGGTGAAAAAGAAGAAATTTTAGCCAAGCTCTCTCATTCTGAGAAGGTACAATCAGAATGGAGAAGTAGAGTCAGCAAGCTTGAGGAAGAAAATGCAAAATTGAGACGAGCTCTTGAACAAAGTATGACCCGGCTAAATAGAATGTCAGTGGATTCTGATTTTCTTGTTGACAG GCGCATTGTGATAAAACTCCTTATAACTTATTTCCAGAGAAACCACAACAAAGAG GTTTTGGACCTAATGGTTCGCATGCTAGGGTTCTCTAATGAGGACAAGCAAAGGATAGGCCTTGCTCAACAAGGTCCAGGAAAAGGTGTTGTCCGTGGTGTTCTTGGGTTGCCTGGCCGCCTGGTTGGAGGTATCTTAGGAGGAAGTTCATCTGAATCAGCTGTAAACGTGGGATCTGATAACCAG TCCTTTGCAGATATGTGGGTTGATTTTCTTCTCAAGGAAACAGAAGAAAGAGAAAAGAGGGAGATGTCCGGAAGCACAGGTGAGCCCATGGGTGATTCACGTGATAAAACTACAAATACTAGTTCTGCTTCACCACCACCTTCAAATCAGAGGTTTAGTACTGGAAATGCACCAATTAGTTCACCTTCAAATCAGAGGTTTAGTACTGGAAATGCACCAATTAGTTCACCTACTAATCAAAACACCAGTCCCCTCTCTCATGGATATTTTCAGCATTCTGAACAAATTGGTTCAGAATTCTCAACAGTTCCCCTTACATATTCAGATAGCAAAACAACTAGTGCAAAACTTCTTCCTAGATACTAA